The following coding sequences lie in one Mycobacterium sp. DL440 genomic window:
- a CDS encoding TetR/AcrR family transcriptional regulator, with the protein MDLQVQKLTAKGEATRRRIIEGATAVIRNSGVAATTLDDIRAQTQTSKSQLFHYFPDGKDQLLLAVAEREAQMVLEDQQPYLGELTSWAAWQRWRDAVVERYRRQGQSCPLSLLMSEIGRATPGAQAVTKALLRQWHDEITAGIRHMQSQGKMASDLDADQVGAALLAGIQGGVSVMLASGDLSYLESALDVGIAMLRRG; encoded by the coding sequence ATGGACCTGCAAGTCCAGAAACTGACCGCTAAAGGTGAGGCCACCCGCCGCCGCATCATCGAGGGCGCCACCGCGGTGATCCGTAACAGCGGCGTGGCCGCCACCACGCTCGACGATATCCGAGCCCAGACCCAGACCTCGAAAAGCCAGCTGTTCCACTACTTCCCCGACGGCAAGGACCAGCTGTTGCTCGCGGTCGCCGAACGCGAAGCCCAGATGGTCCTGGAGGACCAACAGCCCTACCTCGGCGAGTTGACCTCATGGGCGGCCTGGCAGCGTTGGCGTGACGCCGTGGTCGAGCGGTACCGCCGACAGGGCCAAAGCTGCCCGCTGAGCCTGCTGATGTCGGAGATCGGCCGCGCCACTCCCGGCGCGCAGGCGGTCACCAAAGCCTTGCTGCGACAATGGCATGACGAAATCACCGCAGGCATCCGGCACATGCAGTCGCAGGGAAAGATGGCCTCCGATCTGGACGCTGACCAGGTGGGCGCCGCGCTGCTGGCCGGAATCCAGGGTGGCGTCAGCGTGATGCTGGCCTCCGGCGACCTCAGCTATCTGGAGTCCGCGCTGGACGTCGGCATCGCGATGTTGCGCCGCGGCTAG
- a CDS encoding WS/DGAT domain-containing protein: MFWMSSRMPNDTFLLYGFDGVPTDLKGALGELAANAGTSPDLSQRIDDSERLHYPAWVPSRVDESRFVVHDLDQPTWLGCLAAVSELVDAQLDAQLAPWRLHVFPGVEGATGVAGVGTVAVLQITHALGGGGRTCGPAAVMFGRQGAVAPVTPVYGHPAMLPWRGFEAARAHRQLVADTEAGRVPPAAMPRPPLRTNDRPTGVRSMRTIVRDRAQLSGATVTVSALAGISEALAGQLRALGADPADLGAEVTMAKSGPRQAYNHFGTVGVGLHPSLPVTQRRDAIGAELAARRERAAHPAMRASERAFAATPAPLLRWGISQFNPDARSVTVTGNTVVSSVNCGAADFSFGGMPVRMAAAFPGLSPMVGLTHCVTGVGDTISISVFAAESAIGDVDGYLDRLEAAL, translated from the coding sequence ATGTTCTGGATGTCGTCCAGGATGCCCAACGACACCTTCCTGCTGTACGGATTCGACGGGGTGCCCACCGATCTGAAGGGAGCACTCGGCGAGCTCGCTGCCAACGCCGGCACCAGCCCGGACCTCTCGCAACGGATTGACGACAGCGAACGGCTGCACTACCCGGCCTGGGTACCGTCGAGGGTCGACGAATCCCGTTTCGTGGTGCACGATCTCGATCAGCCGACCTGGCTGGGTTGTCTGGCCGCGGTGAGTGAGCTGGTGGATGCTCAACTCGATGCGCAGCTGGCACCGTGGCGGCTGCATGTCTTCCCCGGAGTCGAGGGGGCGACCGGCGTCGCCGGCGTGGGCACAGTCGCGGTATTGCAGATCACCCACGCCCTCGGCGGTGGCGGGCGCACCTGTGGCCCGGCGGCAGTGATGTTCGGCCGCCAGGGAGCGGTGGCGCCCGTGACGCCGGTGTATGGGCATCCCGCGATGTTGCCGTGGCGAGGGTTTGAGGCTGCCCGCGCGCACCGGCAGCTGGTGGCCGACACCGAGGCCGGGCGGGTGCCGCCGGCCGCGATGCCGCGCCCTCCCCTCAGGACCAACGACCGTCCGACGGGTGTACGCAGCATGCGCACGATTGTCCGCGATCGGGCGCAGCTCTCGGGTGCCACCGTGACGGTGAGTGCCCTGGCCGGGATCTCCGAAGCGCTGGCCGGTCAGCTCCGTGCGCTCGGGGCAGATCCGGCCGATCTCGGGGCGGAAGTGACCATGGCGAAATCCGGTCCACGCCAGGCGTACAACCATTTCGGCACGGTCGGCGTTGGCCTGCATCCGTCGCTCCCGGTGACCCAGCGGCGCGACGCTATCGGCGCCGAGCTGGCGGCACGGCGGGAGCGGGCCGCTCACCCCGCAATGCGGGCCTCTGAGCGCGCGTTCGCCGCCACCCCGGCCCCGCTGTTGCGTTGGGGGATAAGCCAGTTCAATCCCGATGCCCGGTCGGTGACGGTCACCGGGAACACCGTGGTGTCCAGTGTGAATTGCGGTGCCGCGGATTTCAGTTTCGGCGGTATGCCGGTGCGGATGGCAGCCGCGTTTCCCGGGTTGTCGCCGATGGTGGGGCTCACCCACTGCGTGACGGGCGTGGGAGACACCATCTCGATCAGCGTGTTCGCGGCGGAGTCGGCGATCGGGGACGTCGACGGGTACCTCGACCGGCTCGAAGCCGCCTTATGA
- a CDS encoding alpha/beta fold hydrolase codes for MTEPRWIDVATPAVQLRALVWGPDDGPVALCLHGFPDTAYGWRKVAPVLAEAGWKVVAPFMRGYLPSSIPTDGSYHVGALMDDALRLLQAVGPSGRDVIIGHDWGAMAASGVAALPDNPFEKAVIMSVPPMASFQPLGRVPDAGKLLAQLPRQALRSWYMMYFQLPWLPERSASWVLPRLWKTWSPGYDAADDLRHVDAAIGAPDRWRAALGYYRATIRMSKPPPQYAELHKHWLLPPVLPSLYLHGTDDGCAAPDYIRWVREVLPAGSDAHGVESGGHFLQLDQPDVTAARILDFVGRAG; via the coding sequence GTGACCGAGCCGCGCTGGATCGATGTCGCCACCCCCGCGGTGCAACTGCGGGCGCTGGTGTGGGGGCCCGATGACGGCCCGGTTGCTTTGTGCCTACACGGTTTTCCTGACACCGCCTACGGCTGGCGCAAGGTGGCCCCGGTGCTGGCGGAGGCGGGCTGGAAAGTAGTGGCGCCGTTCATGCGCGGCTACCTGCCCTCGTCGATTCCCACCGACGGCAGCTATCACGTCGGTGCACTGATGGACGATGCGTTGCGCCTGCTGCAGGCCGTCGGACCGTCCGGACGCGATGTGATCATCGGCCACGACTGGGGTGCCATGGCGGCGTCGGGTGTGGCCGCGCTGCCGGACAATCCGTTCGAGAAGGCCGTGATCATGTCGGTGCCGCCAATGGCGTCGTTTCAGCCGTTGGGCCGGGTGCCCGATGCCGGCAAGCTCTTGGCCCAGTTGCCGCGTCAGGCGTTGCGCAGCTGGTACATGATGTATTTCCAATTGCCGTGGCTTCCGGAACGTTCCGCGTCCTGGGTGTTACCTCGGCTGTGGAAGACGTGGTCACCGGGATACGACGCCGCCGACGACCTGCGCCACGTCGACGCCGCGATCGGTGCGCCCGACCGGTGGCGGGCTGCCCTGGGCTACTACCGGGCCACGATCCGCATGAGCAAACCGCCGCCACAGTACGCCGAGCTGCACAAGCACTGGCTGCTCCCGCCAGTGTTGCCGTCGTTGTACCTGCACGGCACCGATGACGGCTGTGCCGCACCGGATTACATCCGGTGGGTACGCGAGGTGCTGCCCGCGGGCAGCGATGCCCATGGCGTCGAATCCGGCGGCCACTTCCTGCAGCTCGATCAGCCGGACGTCACCGCCGCCCGCATCCTGGACTTCGTCGGACGTGCGGGCTAG
- a CDS encoding Mce protein, whose translation MADDSADVEPVEPTETEESSQSAPEAEGVEETDDEAAEDESDEAEDATTKRRGSLRTPSVALVGVALVVALAALTGWLGYGFYHVHHEQQRRDMFMETARQGATNLTSIDWEHAEDDIQRVLDSSTGRFYDDFERRSKSFLDVVKQIKSKSVGTVTASGLESYSDDKADVLMSVTVRSTNAGVPEQAPQVWRMVLTVQDIDGKAKVSNVEFIQ comes from the coding sequence ATGGCAGACGACAGCGCCGACGTCGAGCCGGTCGAGCCGACCGAGACCGAGGAGTCGAGTCAGTCCGCCCCTGAAGCCGAGGGTGTCGAAGAGACTGACGACGAGGCTGCTGAGGACGAGTCTGACGAAGCTGAAGATGCGACAACGAAGCGGCGGGGCTCCCTGCGCACGCCATCTGTAGCGCTTGTCGGAGTGGCGCTCGTCGTCGCGCTGGCGGCGCTGACCGGTTGGCTGGGCTACGGCTTTTACCACGTCCACCATGAACAGCAGCGGCGTGACATGTTCATGGAAACTGCGCGGCAGGGTGCGACAAATCTGACGAGCATCGACTGGGAGCACGCCGAAGACGACATTCAGCGAGTCCTCGACTCATCGACCGGACGGTTCTACGACGACTTCGAGAGACGCTCGAAGTCGTTCCTCGACGTGGTCAAGCAGATCAAGTCGAAGTCGGTGGGCACTGTGACCGCATCGGGTTTGGAGTCTTACTCGGATGACAAGGCGGACGTGCTCATGTCCGTGACCGTTCGGTCCACGAATGCGGGTGTGCCGGAGCAGGCTCCTCAGGTGTGGCGAATGGTGTTGACGGTGCAGGATATTGATGGCAAGGCGAAGGTTTCCAACGTGGAGTTCATCCAGTGA
- a CDS encoding TetR/AcrR family transcriptional regulator has protein sequence MQCEPGVESGEAVIDERRAIIKAAFSCLAEPHAGAVPIAAVLARAGLSTRAFYRHFESKDALFLAMQESSGRALGCRLDQIADDTDGAPADQLAHWIRVSFDVIRDARSRGRAMVLDLEEVRSAKGYQSVQEQWRLDRERSLAALLRRGRDDGSLPLTRPERDAAAIRAVVSHELSRLSADGDWECACAAAVDFALRAVGAHITSREPGGTEG, from the coding sequence GTGCAGTGCGAGCCAGGTGTCGAATCGGGTGAAGCGGTGATCGATGAGCGCCGCGCGATCATCAAGGCCGCCTTCAGCTGCCTGGCCGAGCCCCACGCCGGCGCGGTGCCGATCGCTGCGGTGCTGGCCCGGGCCGGGCTGTCCACCCGGGCGTTCTATCGGCACTTCGAATCCAAGGACGCGTTGTTCCTGGCCATGCAGGAGAGTTCGGGCAGGGCGCTGGGCTGCCGGCTCGACCAGATCGCCGACGACACCGACGGTGCACCGGCGGATCAGCTGGCGCACTGGATCAGGGTGTCGTTCGACGTGATACGTGATGCGCGGTCGCGCGGACGTGCGATGGTCCTGGATCTGGAGGAGGTCCGCTCGGCCAAGGGTTACCAGTCCGTGCAGGAACAGTGGCGCCTCGACCGCGAACGGTCGCTGGCGGCCCTCCTGCGCCGCGGCCGGGACGACGGATCCCTTCCGCTGACCAGGCCGGAGCGGGACGCCGCGGCCATCCGAGCCGTGGTCAGCCATGAGTTGTCCCGGCTGAGTGCCGACGGAGATTGGGAGTGCGCGTGTGCCGCGGCGGTGGACTTTGCGCTGCGTGCGGTCGGGGCGCACATCACGAGCAGGGAGCCCGGCGGGACGGAGGGGTAG
- a CDS encoding alpha/beta fold hydrolase: MSTGKTEHSESHIVTFRGVDDLNLVGDEWNRDAASAADRPTILLLHGGGQNRYSWKNTGQILADDGSHVIALDARGHGDSDRSPSANYSVEALSADVQHVLYQVGRPVVLIGASMGGLTSILAAHEAGPELVTKLLLVDVVPRFEKSGSARIRDFMFNNVDGFDSLEQAAEAVAAYLPYRTKPRSPEGLKKNLRLRDGRWYWHWDPAFLTKPEDDPFARVDKLETAAMNLSIPILLIRGKLSDVVSPEGVQDFLEKVPAAEFVELSDAGHTAAGDDNDAFSEVVVEFVGR, from the coding sequence GTGAGTACCGGGAAAACCGAGCACAGCGAATCACACATCGTCACGTTCCGGGGTGTCGATGACCTGAATCTGGTCGGCGACGAATGGAACCGGGACGCCGCGTCTGCTGCTGACCGACCAACGATTCTGCTGCTGCACGGTGGCGGACAGAACCGGTATTCCTGGAAGAACACCGGACAGATCCTGGCCGACGATGGCTCGCACGTGATCGCGCTCGACGCGCGTGGTCACGGCGACAGCGACCGCTCACCCAGCGCAAACTATTCGGTGGAGGCACTGAGCGCCGACGTACAGCACGTGCTGTACCAAGTCGGCCGCCCGGTGGTGCTGATCGGGGCCAGTATGGGTGGGCTGACCAGCATCCTGGCCGCTCATGAGGCGGGTCCGGAGTTGGTCACCAAGCTTCTGCTGGTCGATGTGGTGCCCCGGTTCGAGAAGAGCGGCAGCGCGCGTATCCGCGACTTCATGTTCAACAACGTCGACGGCTTCGACTCCCTGGAGCAGGCGGCCGAGGCCGTCGCTGCCTACCTGCCCTACCGCACCAAGCCGCGCAGCCCGGAGGGCCTGAAGAAGAACCTGCGCCTGCGCGACGGGCGCTGGTACTGGCACTGGGATCCGGCCTTCCTCACCAAACCCGAGGACGATCCGTTCGCCCGGGTCGACAAGCTGGAAACTGCCGCGATGAACCTGTCCATCCCGATCCTGCTGATCCGCGGCAAGCTCTCCGATGTGGTCAGTCCCGAGGGTGTACAGGACTTTCTGGAGAAAGTGCCCGCCGCCGAGTTCGTCGAGTTGTCCGATGCGGGGCACACCGCGGCCGGGGATGACAACGACGCGTTCTCCGAGGTTGTCGTGGAGTTCGTCGGGCGGTGA
- a CDS encoding AAA family ATPase yields MRRTPFQDSGTRVLFGRDAECRLLEDLVTGVPNGSRVLVLRGDAGVGKTELLSHLLERVGHHRTTHVTGVPSDMDLDFAGLQQLSRPLLGHLDGLPDAQRDALVVILGLGSGAPPPEKLVESAVLSLLAAACRDRPLFCVVDDAQWLDRATLEILASVARRFATAGAGLVFATRDTGADVLSGLPELVIGPLLDEHARELLRTVMMSRLDPRVSDRIIAETRGNPLALVSLPHDRAAAELVGARRRGATPSAIRRIELDFVELIRALPEPTRQLLLAAAAEPVGDAAVLACVADNLGIAVDMLAPAVAARVVEIDSDVRFLHPLARSAAYYAADPPVRREMHRVLAEVTDAETDPDRRMWHIANAATWPDDEVAAQLEAAAGHAHTKIGVAVAATFLERAAVLTSVPELRCDRALAAARAKLDAGAFSDADELLTMAELASTTGLQRARAAWLSAQMEFAKRRSGDVAAASLSDIASRMWDATVEFDHFDGEVSLEAHLEALAVAVYAGRLGDIPAVARMAETAHCGIERLPALPLIQQSTAYDLWDDALAHRLSTAAVRRVRASDALALLPETLAYRALVHMLAGELVAAEALLTEANSISLSTRYCSPLRYHSLALDAWKGDPDDLDALKTGAEAASACGEGRMLGVARYATAVLCNGLGRYEEAFAAAQQAAEYEDLGLYGWYLVELIEAATRIGNIDAAQKACKRLTERLSARDTDWALGTLAGAQALVADDGDAEAHYREAIARLGRTRIRVHLARAHLRYGEWLRRRRRRSAAKEHLTIAHNMFCAFGAQAFADRAGRELIAKGERAGRQPFAGGDALTAQEAQIARLAADGLTNVAIGEQLFISTHTVEWHLRKVFVKLGVTSRRQLRGLAGSLAHQPCGGGSRPRRG; encoded by the coding sequence ATGCGGCGGACACCTTTTCAGGATTCGGGAACACGTGTTCTGTTCGGTCGCGATGCCGAATGCCGGCTTCTGGAGGATCTGGTCACGGGTGTGCCGAACGGAAGTCGGGTGCTGGTGTTGCGCGGGGATGCCGGTGTCGGGAAGACCGAGCTGCTGAGCCACTTGCTCGAGCGGGTCGGGCACCACCGAACGACGCACGTGACCGGAGTGCCATCCGACATGGATCTGGACTTCGCCGGTCTCCAGCAACTGAGCCGACCGCTGCTCGGTCACCTCGACGGGCTGCCGGATGCCCAACGTGACGCACTGGTCGTGATCCTGGGACTCGGATCCGGTGCGCCACCGCCCGAAAAATTGGTGGAATCGGCGGTGTTGAGCCTGCTGGCCGCCGCGTGCCGCGACCGTCCGCTGTTCTGCGTCGTGGACGACGCACAGTGGCTGGATCGCGCCACCCTGGAGATTCTGGCGTCCGTGGCACGGCGATTCGCAACCGCTGGGGCAGGCCTGGTGTTCGCAACCCGGGACACCGGCGCCGACGTACTGAGCGGATTGCCCGAACTGGTGATCGGCCCGTTGTTGGATGAGCACGCGCGGGAGCTGTTGCGCACAGTGATGATGAGCCGTCTCGACCCACGCGTCAGCGATCGGATCATCGCCGAGACCCGAGGTAATCCACTTGCGTTGGTGTCACTTCCGCACGATCGGGCTGCCGCGGAACTTGTCGGGGCGCGGCGCCGCGGCGCCACTCCTTCGGCGATCAGACGGATCGAGCTGGACTTTGTCGAGCTGATCCGTGCGCTGCCCGAGCCGACTCGACAGCTGCTCCTCGCAGCTGCGGCCGAGCCGGTCGGCGATGCCGCGGTGTTGGCCTGCGTGGCGGACAACCTGGGGATTGCCGTCGACATGCTGGCGCCCGCAGTGGCCGCCCGGGTGGTCGAGATCGATTCCGATGTGCGGTTTCTGCACCCCCTCGCCCGGTCGGCCGCTTACTATGCTGCCGACCCGCCCGTTCGGCGCGAAATGCACCGTGTCCTGGCCGAAGTCACGGATGCCGAGACCGATCCCGACCGCCGGATGTGGCATATCGCCAACGCCGCGACGTGGCCCGACGATGAGGTGGCGGCGCAGCTCGAAGCCGCTGCCGGGCATGCGCACACGAAGATCGGCGTGGCCGTGGCAGCAACTTTCCTCGAACGGGCCGCAGTCCTGACATCGGTTCCGGAGCTTCGCTGTGATCGAGCGCTGGCGGCAGCCCGAGCCAAGCTCGATGCCGGTGCCTTTTCCGATGCCGACGAGTTGCTCACCATGGCAGAGCTCGCGTCGACGACCGGACTGCAGAGGGCGCGGGCCGCGTGGCTGTCCGCGCAGATGGAATTCGCCAAGCGCCGCAGCGGCGATGTCGCTGCGGCCTCATTGAGTGACATCGCATCCCGAATGTGGGATGCAACAGTCGAATTCGATCACTTCGACGGCGAGGTGAGCCTTGAGGCACATCTCGAAGCTCTCGCAGTGGCGGTATACGCCGGCCGGCTTGGAGATATCCCGGCCGTGGCGAGGATGGCCGAGACCGCGCATTGCGGTATCGAACGGCTGCCCGCGCTGCCTCTCATTCAGCAGTCCACGGCCTACGACCTATGGGATGACGCGTTGGCGCACCGGCTCTCCACGGCGGCGGTCCGACGAGTCCGGGCGTCCGACGCGTTGGCACTGCTTCCGGAGACCCTCGCCTATCGGGCCCTCGTGCATATGTTGGCCGGCGAGCTCGTAGCCGCCGAAGCTCTTCTGACGGAGGCCAATTCGATCTCCCTGTCGACCCGCTACTGCTCCCCGCTGCGCTACCATTCTCTTGCGCTGGATGCGTGGAAGGGTGATCCCGACGATCTCGATGCGCTCAAGACCGGTGCTGAGGCAGCATCGGCCTGTGGTGAAGGCCGGATGTTGGGCGTAGCCCGGTATGCGACCGCCGTCCTCTGCAATGGACTCGGCCGCTACGAGGAGGCATTCGCCGCGGCCCAGCAGGCGGCCGAGTATGAGGACCTCGGACTTTACGGCTGGTATCTGGTCGAACTGATCGAGGCGGCCACCCGCATCGGCAACATCGACGCCGCACAGAAGGCCTGCAAGCGTCTCACCGAACGTCTGTCGGCCCGCGACACAGACTGGGCCCTGGGAACTTTGGCGGGTGCGCAGGCTTTGGTGGCCGACGATGGAGATGCCGAGGCTCACTACCGTGAGGCGATCGCCCGGCTGGGGCGTACTCGCATCAGGGTTCACCTGGCCCGCGCCCATCTGCGCTACGGGGAATGGCTGCGCCGTCGAAGGCGCCGGTCAGCAGCCAAGGAACACCTCACCATCGCCCACAACATGTTCTGTGCTTTTGGTGCCCAGGCTTTCGCTGATCGTGCCGGGCGAGAGTTGATCGCGAAGGGGGAGAGGGCGGGCCGACAGCCCTTTGCCGGCGGCGATGCCCTGACGGCTCAGGAGGCACAGATCGCGCGGCTGGCCGCAGACGGGCTGACCAACGTGGCGATCGGAGAGCAGCTGTTCATCAGCACCCACACCGTCGAGTGGCACCTGCGAAAAGTGTTCGTCAAGCTCGGGGTTACCTCACGTCGACAACTTCGAGGCTTGGCGGGCAGCCTCGCTCATCAGCCTTGTGGTGGTGGAAGCCGGCCAAGGCGCGGCTGA